The following proteins come from a genomic window of Chloroflexota bacterium:
- the rplK gene encoding 50S ribosomal protein L11: MAKKVLVEVKLQIPAGKATPAPPVGPALGQHGINLMQFCKEYNARTAQSAGQVIPVVVTVYSDRSFTFVTKTPPVSDMIKKAIGAAKGSGAPNKTKVGQLTQKQLREIAQAKMQDLNASSVEAAMNLIAGTARSMGVDIQS, from the coding sequence ATGGCGAAGAAAGTTCTCGTCGAAGTCAAACTGCAGATACCGGCCGGCAAGGCCACGCCCGCGCCGCCCGTCGGCCCGGCGCTGGGCCAGCACGGCATCAACCTGATGCAGTTCTGCAAAGAGTACAACGCCCGCACGGCCCAGTCGGCCGGGCAGGTTATCCCGGTCGTCGTGACGGTCTACTCGGACCGCTCGTTCACGTTCGTCACGAAGACGCCGCCCGTCAGCGACATGATCAAGAAGGCGATCGGCGCGGCCAAGGGTTCCGGCGCACCGAACAAGACCAAAGTCGGCCAGTTGACCCAGAAGCAGTTGCGCGAGATCGCGCAGGCCAAGATGCAGGACCTCAACGCCAGCAGCGTCGAGGCGGCGATGAATTTGATTGCAGGCACCGCGCGCAGCATGGGCGTGGACATCCAGTCCTAG
- a CDS encoding 50S ribosomal protein L1 produces the protein MAKHGKKYLAAAKLVDPMKEYTLSEAVGLMKQIAYTKFDSTVEVHMRMGIDPKQADQLVRGVVSLPNGTGKVVRIAVFADGEGATLAQEAGADVVGGDDLIKRVQEGFTDFDVAVAIPSIMGKLSRLGKVLGPRGLMPSPKAGTIAPAQDLPRLIRELRGGRVEFKVDKTANIHVGAGKTSFSEQAMHDNLQSLFDAIARAKPAAVKGQYVKSISIAPTMGPGIKLSVNDVIKS, from the coding sequence ATGGCAAAGCACGGAAAGAAGTACCTGGCGGCCGCCAAGCTGGTCGATCCGATGAAGGAATACACCCTGTCGGAAGCGGTCGGCCTGATGAAGCAGATCGCCTACACGAAGTTCGACAGCACCGTCGAAGTCCACATGCGCATGGGCATTGACCCCAAGCAGGCGGACCAGTTGGTGCGCGGCGTCGTAAGCCTGCCGAACGGCACCGGCAAAGTGGTGCGCATCGCGGTCTTCGCCGATGGCGAAGGCGCGACGCTGGCGCAGGAAGCCGGCGCCGACGTGGTCGGCGGCGACGATCTGATCAAGCGCGTGCAGGAAGGCTTCACGGATTTTGACGTGGCGGTCGCGATCCCGTCGATCATGGGCAAGCTCAGCCGCCTCGGCAAGGTGCTCGGCCCGCGCGGCCTGATGCCGAGCCCGAAGGCCGGCACGATTGCGCCGGCGCAGGACCTGCCGCGGCTGATCCGCGAACTGCGCGGCGGCCGTGTCGAGTTCAAGGTCGACAAGACCGCCAACATTCATGTCGGCGCCGGCAAGACCTCGTTCAGCGAGCAGGCGATGCACGACAACCTGCAGTCGCTGTTCGACGCCATCGCGCGGGCCAAGCCGGCCGCGGTCAAGGGGCAGTACGTCAAGAGCATCTCCATCGCACCGACGATGGGCCCCGGCATCAAACTGTCCGTCAACGATGTGATCAAGAGCTAG
- a CDS encoding 50S ribosomal protein L10: MTFTKQEKEERIVEILEQVKKSQVVFVTNYQGMTTKQTDSLRGKLKKADCGYRVVKNTLAARALKDAGLPVPDKMFDGPVGLGFAYSDIAASAKAFGEFAREADKFQMKGAILGQQVIEGKAAIERLASMPTLPQARAQLIGLISAPASRLAGVIASGVRQVVNVVKAYADKENAPATA; this comes from the coding sequence ATGACCTTTACCAAGCAGGAGAAGGAAGAGCGGATTGTCGAAATCCTGGAGCAGGTCAAGAAGAGCCAGGTTGTCTTTGTAACCAACTACCAGGGCATGACCACCAAGCAGACCGACTCGCTGCGCGGAAAGCTGAAGAAGGCCGATTGCGGCTACCGGGTCGTCAAGAACACGCTGGCGGCGCGCGCGCTGAAGGACGCGGGTCTGCCGGTGCCGGACAAGATGTTCGACGGGCCGGTCGGGCTCGGTTTTGCCTACAGCGACATCGCGGCGTCAGCCAAAGCGTTCGGCGAGTTCGCCCGCGAGGCGGACAAGTTCCAGATGAAGGGCGCCATCCTCGGGCAGCAAGTGATCGAGGGCAAAGCGGCGATCGAGCGGTTGGCGAGCATGCCGACCCTGCCGCAGGCGCGCGCGCAACTGATCGGACTGATCAGCGCGCCGGCCAGCCGCCTGGCGGGAGTTATCGCCAGTGGTGTGCGCCAGGTCGTCAACGTCGTCAAGGCGTACGCGGACAAGGAAAACGCGCCGGCCACTGCGTAA
- the rplL gene encoding 50S ribosomal protein L7/L12, producing MADLAKLVEELSTLSVLEAAQLTKMLEEKWGVSAAAPMAMAAMPSGAGGAVAAPAAVEQTEFDVVIKAVDAAKKIQVIKAVRELTNNALGLKEAKEAVETLPNAFKKGVSKEEAEAAKTKLTDAGATVDIV from the coding sequence ATGGCAGATCTTGCCAAGCTCGTCGAGGAACTGTCGACGCTGTCGGTCCTTGAGGCCGCGCAGCTTACGAAGATGCTGGAAGAGAAGTGGGGCGTGAGCGCCGCCGCGCCGATGGCGATGGCCGCCATGCCGTCCGGCGCCGGCGGCGCCGTCGCGGCCCCGGCCGCCGTCGAGCAGACCGAGTTCGACGTGGTCATCAAGGCGGTCGATGCCGCCAAGAAGATCCAGGTCATCAAGGCCGTGCGCGAACTGACCAACAACGCGCTCGGCTTGAAGGAAGCCAAGGAAGCGGTCGAGACGCTGCCGAACGCCTTCAAGAAGGGCGTCAGCAAGGAAGAGGCCGAAGCGGCCAAGACCAAGCTGACCGATGCCGGCGCGACGGTCGATATCGTCTAG
- a CDS encoding NAD+ synthase yields the protein MSTILERLSINTELVQAVLVNFLREEIHKVGFQRAVIGLSGGIDSAVSCALAAQALGPQNVLAVLMPYRTSSPASEGDARAVAEAFGVTVRKIEITPMVEPYLQANLDLSNVRRGNVMARTRMIVLYDQSEAFKGLVVGTSNKTELLLGYGTLFGDMASALNPIGDLYKTQIRQLARALGVPAAVIDKPPTADLWAGQTDETELGVTYELADQILYMLVDERQPEDSVIAAGFNPAVVRGLNARIRGFQFKRALPLIAKVSGRTIGADFLYTRDWGR from the coding sequence ATGTCCACCATACTCGAACGATTGTCCATTAACACGGAACTGGTGCAAGCGGTGCTCGTCAACTTCCTGCGCGAGGAGATTCATAAGGTCGGCTTCCAGCGCGCGGTGATCGGGCTGTCCGGCGGCATCGACTCGGCCGTCTCGTGCGCGCTGGCGGCGCAGGCGCTCGGCCCGCAGAACGTGCTGGCCGTGCTGATGCCATACCGCACGAGCAGCCCGGCCAGCGAGGGCGACGCGCGAGCGGTTGCCGAGGCATTCGGCGTGACCGTGCGCAAGATCGAGATCACGCCGATGGTCGAGCCATACCTGCAGGCCAATCTCGACCTGAGCAACGTGCGGCGCGGCAACGTGATGGCGCGCACGCGCATGATCGTGCTGTACGACCAGTCGGAGGCGTTCAAGGGGCTGGTGGTGGGCACCAGCAACAAGACGGAACTGCTGCTCGGCTACGGCACGCTGTTCGGCGACATGGCGTCGGCGCTCAACCCGATCGGCGACCTGTACAAGACGCAGATCCGGCAACTGGCGCGCGCGCTCGGTGTGCCGGCCGCCGTCATCGATAAGCCGCCCACCGCCGACCTGTGGGCCGGGCAGACCGACGAGACGGAACTGGGCGTGACCTACGAGCTGGCCGACCAGATCCTGTATATGCTCGTGGACGAGCGGCAACCTGAAGACAGCGTGATCGCCGCCGGCTTCAACCCGGCGGTCGTGCGCGGGCTGAACGCGCGCATACGCGGCTTCCAGTTCAAGCGCGCACTGCCGCTCATCGCCAAAGTGAGCGGACGGACCATCGGCGCGGACTTCCTGTACACGCGCGACTGGGGCCGGTAG